Part of the Gloeocapsa sp. DLM2.Bin57 genome is shown below.
CCCTGGTGCATACGTGATTATCAATCCTAACCAAAACGATAATAACGACACCATCATCGTTGGTACTATTCGGACAACCTTCCGTTTCTAAATAATCTCTAACATTTAACTAAAGTCCTCCCTAAGTTTAGGGAGGCTTTTTGCTTTTTTAAGCTAAACAAGGTATAATAGGAAATTGTGAATTTTTCATCAACCCTATGAACGCACAAGAGATCATTCAAGCTATTGAAGCAACCCATATAAAAACGGACTTACCCGTTATCCATGTGGGTGATACCATCAAAGTTGGAGTTAAAATTCAAGAAGGTGGTAAAGAAAGAATCCAACCCTACGAAGGTGTAGTCATCGCTAAACGTAATGGTGGAATCAGTGAAACTATTACCGTTAGACGCGTCTTCCAAGGAGTCGGTGTGGAAAGAGTATTTTTACTCCATTCTCCCCGCGTCGCTAGTATCCAAGTACTCAGAAGAGGTAAAGTTAGAAGAGCTAAACTCTATTATCTGCGCGAACGTACAGGAAAAGCTACTCGGATTAAACAACGTTTCGATCGCCCAATTAAATCTACCAAAAAATAACTAGCCAAAATCTGGTGATTTATGCTAGACTAGACTAATCTTGCGCTGATGGCTTAATGCGCTCTTAGTTCAGTTGGTAGAACGCAGGTCTCCAAAACCTGATGTCGGGGGTTCAAGTCCTCCAGGGCGCGTCATAATTGCTTTATAATAAATAAATTGATTGTGGGAAACTAACTTAACCCACTGGTCAATTATCTGATGAGGAAGCAATTGTGGCAAAAAAAGAAACAGCAAGTCAAGAAAAAGCAGAGTTAAAAGAACAAAAAACAGGAACAGAAATAGTTAGCTTTGTCAAGGCAACAAGACAAGAATTAACTAAAGTTGTTTGGCCTTCTAGACAACAATTGATTAGTGAATCAGTTGCTGTGATCTTAATGGTTATTCTAGTAGCAACCGTTATCTATCTGGTCGATAACCTGTTTTCTTGGGCAGCATTAAAGGTGTTTTAAAAATGAGTATCCCTGGGGAAGAATCACAAGAACAGCTAGAAAACGTAGAAAATCTAGAACAACAAAATCAGCCAAAACAGAAACAGAAACCACGTTGGTACGCGATTCAAGTAGCCTCAGGTTGCGAAAAACGCGTTAAAACTAATATAGAACAACGGGTAAAATCTTTTAACGTAGCTGATCGAGTTATTCAGGTACA
Proteins encoded:
- the rplS gene encoding 50S ribosomal protein L19 → MNAQEIIQAIEATHIKTDLPVIHVGDTIKVGVKIQEGGKERIQPYEGVVIAKRNGGISETITVRRVFQGVGVERVFLLHSPRVASIQVLRRGKVRRAKLYYLRERTGKATRIKQRFDRPIKSTKK
- the secE gene encoding preprotein translocase subunit SecE, whose product is MAKKETASQEKAELKEQKTGTEIVSFVKATRQELTKVVWPSRQQLISESVAVILMVILVATVIYLVDNLFSWAALKVF